The Peromyscus eremicus chromosome 16_21, PerEre_H2_v1, whole genome shotgun sequence genome includes the window ACTGCCACGTCCCCGCACACCGAGAACGGAGCGGATCCCGGAGCCGGTGAGCGCGGCCTGCCGCTCCCTTACGGTGCTTCCCAGGCTGTTCCCCCAACTTGGGGGTCATAGAGACGCGGGCCCAGAGCGACCGTCAAGTTGCGGATCGAAGGCTAGAGCGGTGTCGGGGCGCGGGCGGGGGGAGCGCCTGCATCCGGGTAGGGAGTTGGGGGATAGAGAGCCCGCCTTGGGAACAATGTAAGAGGGGAGCGAGCCACGCAGAGGTGGACGGGGGGCACGAGTGGAGCGCAGCGGGCCCCGCAGAGGTGGATCTGAGTGCCAGTCCCTCCGGTCAGCGTGATGGCCCGACGGGCCCCCCACTGGGTGGCTGTGGGACTGCTGACCTGGGCGGCTTGGGGGCTGCTGGTGGCCGGACACGGGGGTCGTGGTGACCCGCACAGAGACGTGGAAGAGGACTTCCACGGCCACGGGCACTCACATGAGGATTTCCACCATGGACACAGCCATGCCCACGGCCACGGCCACACTCATGAGAGCATCTGGCATGGGCACGCCCACAGCCACGACCATGAACATTCCCACGAGGATTTGCACCATGGCCATAGCCATGGCCACTCCCATGATAGCCTCCACCACGGAGGACACGGACATGCCCATGAACATAGCCATGGAGCCTCTAGGGAGGCCGGGGCTCCAGGAATCAAGCACCACCTGGACACTGTCACCCTTTGGGCCTATGTGAGTCCCCAGGGATTGTGGGGAAGAGGGACTGGTTCTGAATCATTGGAAAACTCGGTGTTTGACTCCTGACTCCTTCCCCAGGCACTGGGGGCCACAGTGCTGATCTCTGCGGCTCCGTTCTTCGTGCTGTTCCTCATCCCAGTGGAGTCAAACTCACCCAGGCATCGCTCTCTGCTCCAGATCTTGCTCAGTTTTGCCTCCGGGGGCCTCCTGGGTGATGCCTTCCTGCACCTTATCCCTCATGCTCTGGGTAAGTTAACTTTCTGACTACCACAAACGCTTCAGCTGGTTATGATTCTTTAGAAGGAAAGGGGTTCTTCCTCTTTGTGATCCCGGATTCTCCAGTAGTCCTCAAATACACGTCCATTGTGCCAAACACTCCTTTTTTCCTACTTCCCGCAGAACCTCATTCTCACCACACTCTGGAGCAGCCTGGACATGGACACTCCCACAGTggtgagaaagccatggggacaGGGGTTGGGATGCTGGGGACGCTCACCTCTGACACCTGAGGAGGAGTCCGGAGTCTGCATCTCCTTTCACGCTTcaatgcctctgttcccaggccaGGGCCCCATTCTCTCTGTGGGGCTGTGGGTGCTCAGTGGCATCGTCGCCTTCCTTGTGGTGGAGAAGTTTGTGAGGCATGTGAAAGGCGGACACGGACACAGCCATAGCCGTGGACACGGAGACGGTCACACACACGGGAGCCGTGGGCACGGAAGACAGGGTGAGTCTACCTTGCCTTGCACAGGGTACATGCGGACTCATGCAGTGGAGCAGGCTTCCTGTGGAGGACACATCAAAAGCTCTGTCCCCCACTCTGATCAACTCCTGTTCTCCCCCAGAGTGTCCTTCAAAGGAGAAGCCCAgctcagaggaagaggaaaaggaagcgGGAGCTTTgcggaagaggagaggagggaacacGGGGCCCAGAGACGGGCCCGTGAAGCCTCAGAAgcctgaggaagaaggaaaagcaggTTCAGGTAAGGGATGAGTGGGTGGGGTCACTGAATCTCACAGAGTGCTGTAGGTGATGGCGCTCTCCAGAAAACCCTGAGGGGTGTCTGTGAAGCGGCACTGGGACCAGGGGTGGTAGGTGCCGTCAATCATTTTGTCTTGTCTCTTTTAAAAGACCTGCGTGTGTCCGGGTACCTGAATCTGGCTGCTGACTTGGCACACAACTTCACGGATGGTTTGGCCATCGGTGCCTCCTTTCGTGGGGGCCGAGGGCTAGGGATCCTGACCACAATGACAGTCCTGCTACATGAAGTGCCTCATGAGGTCGGGGACTTTGCCATCTTGGTCCAGTCTGGCTGCAGCAAAAAACAGGTTGGTGCCGACTGCCTGTCATCAGTTCTGAACGAGATACACTACCATCAGGTCTTCTAGAAATGGGGCTAGTTGTTTCCTTTACTTCTGCTCTGTGTTGTTGCACTGTGACCCTGACGCACAGCCTGGAAGGGGCACGTCTGTTCTggtgttctcaaccttcttacCTGGCTCCCTGGGGCTGGGGGTCTTGGGTGTGCTCCTGAGGCAGAGCCTCACTGATTGGGCTGtgtgctggccagggagcccagggagcctgcctctgcttccctgctgGGATTGCAAACACCTCCACCGCGCCTGCGTAGGTGCCTGGGATCCAAATCCTGCCGTCAAGCTTGGGCAGCAAACACCGATGGCGCCGTCTCCCGCCCCTTATCTCGCTTTCCCTTTCCAGAAACGTGGACACCTGTACAGCTGTACCCCACCGCTCACTCCTGATCCTTAGCTGTTGGTGAtcatgtctttctctttcctgcccaCCAGGCGATGCGTCTGCAACTCCTGACTGCAGTAGGAGCACTGGCAGGCACAGCATGTGCCCTTCTCACCGAAGGAGGGGCAGTGGGCAGTGAAGTGGCGGGTGGTGCAGGCCCTGGCTGGGTTCTGCCCTTCACCGCAGGCGGTTTTATCTACGTAGCAACAGTGTCCGTGTTGCCTGAGCTGTTGAGAGAGGCATCCCCATTACAGTCACTTTTGGAGGTGCTGGGGCTGCTGGGGGGAGTAGTCATGATGGTACTGATTGCCCACCTTGAGTGAGGGGTGGGGTAATCTGTCCTGCCCCGCCCCAACTCTACCCCtaactcccaaataaagacagttGGGAGCCCTGGCCTGTGTTACTTGCCAGAGGAAGGAGCTTTAGCCTTGGAGAATGATGCTTTGGGTATAAAGGTGTGGCAGTCATACAGAGCATGAGAGGTCAGAGGGACCAAAGTGTTGGACACTGCCCGACAGTATTGTCGGCTTTGGAGGAATAAATGGGGCCATGAAGCCTGGGGTGACAGTAGCCTGGTGGTCCCCACCTTACTtgttttcccagcaccaacatgccACACAGGGCCCTCCAGGGTCCACCTCCCTCTGCACTGGCTAGTGGTGGCTTCGGGAAGACCTGGCAGGAGTGGGGTAGGCAGCAATCGTGTGTCCTGATTTGGAAGTAGCAGGGTGGGAGAGTGTCCCTTGGTAAAATCTCACGgcctgatttatttttgtttctattcctTTTATATCACTGTTTGAATGGGTAGGGAGGAACGGCGACCAGAAATAAAGTACTTGGATCTTCTGCCCCACATGCagtctttgtttttttggggaggggggccCCTTGTCTCCGGGACTCCCCAGGTCCCCGGGGGTGGGGAGCGGCCACGCCCCCGCAGTGGGAGGTCGTCTGGGCTGGTGGCTGCCCAAGGCCCCTGACTAGCAGGGTTTCCATTGGCCCGGCCCGGCCCTCGCCACGCCCCCGGGTGCTCGGATTGGCTTGTGCTCCGGCCCGCCCACCCCGCCGCCATGGCGTCTCAGCTCCGGCTCGGCTCCGCGCTGGCCCTGGTCACAGGTTCAGGGGTCCCTCCCGGGGCGGGTGGGGGTCCGGGGCCACGACAACGAGCGCCACCCCTGGGTCCCGGGCCCGCTTGTCGGAGTTTCAGTAACTTTGTGCCCCGTGACCTCTGAACTCGCCCGTCTCCCGCGGCTCTCCCATCTCAGGTGCGGGTAGCGGCATCGGCCGTGCGATCAGCGTGCGCCTGGCGGAAGAGGGCGCCGCCGTGGCCGCCTGCGACCTGGACGGGGCGGCCGCACAGGACACCGTGCGGCTGCTGGGCGGCCCGGGCAGCGAGGACGGGGCGCCGCGCGGGAAGCACGCTGCCTTCCAGGCGGACGTGTCGCGGGCCCCCGCGGCCAGGCGCCTGCTGGAGCAAGTGCAGGTGAACCACGCACCGCGCCGCACAGCCCCTCGGCCCGGCCCTTTGTGGTCTCTGGAGTTAGCCCCCCCTCCCTCCCATAGGCCTGTTTTTCTCGCCCGCCATCTGTCGTTGTGTCCTGTGCGGGCATCACACGCGATGAGTTTCTGCTCCACATGTCAGAGGAAGACTGGGACAGAGTCATAGCTGTCAACCTCAAGGTGGTGACCTCTGAACCCGCGACTTGTGCCGCCCCCAacctggggaaggaggagggctgCCACCCCAGCTGATTCTGCTGTCCTTGTTACCCTTTCGTGCCAGGGCACCTTCCTGGTCACTCAGGCTGCAGCCCAGGCTTTGGTGTCCAGTGGCTGTCGTGGTTCCATCATCAACATCAGCAGCATCATCGGAAAGGTCAGGTTGAGTGGGGCCAGGGCAGCTAGCCACGTGGGCACTGGGAAGCGACTCACCCTGGGTCTCTGACTCACCACAGGTCGGGAATATTGGACAAACAAATTATGCATCCTCCAAAGCGGGGGTGATTGGGCTCACCCAGACTGCGGCCCGCGAGCTTGGACGGTGGGTCAGACCGTGGGCACCCTGCGGAGGGAGGGGGTCAGTGTCCTTCCCAGGGTCAGCATCCATTCTTCCTCCCGCAGACATGGGATCCGATGTAACTCAGTCCTCCC containing:
- the Hsd17b8 gene encoding (3R)-3-hydroxyacyl-CoA dehydrogenase, with the protein product MASQLRLGSALALVTGAGSGIGRAISVRLAEEGAAVAACDLDGAAAQDTVRLLGGPGSEDGAPRGKHAAFQADVSRAPAARRLLEQVQACFSRPPSVVVSCAGITRDEFLLHMSEEDWDRVIAVNLKGTFLVTQAAAQALVSSGCRGSIINISSIIGKVGNIGQTNYASSKAGVIGLTQTAARELGRHGIRCNSVLPGFIATPMTQKMPEKVKDKVTAMIPLGHMGDPEDVADVVAFLASEDSGYITGASVEVTGGLFM
- the Slc39a7 gene encoding zinc transporter SLC39A7, producing the protein MARRAPHWVAVGLLTWAAWGLLVAGHGGRGDPHRDVEEDFHGHGHSHEDFHHGHSHAHGHGHTHESIWHGHAHSHDHEHSHEDLHHGHSHGHSHDSLHHGGHGHAHEHSHGASREAGAPGIKHHLDTVTLWAYALGATVLISAAPFFVLFLIPVESNSPRHRSLLQILLSFASGGLLGDAFLHLIPHALEPHSHHTLEQPGHGHSHSGQGPILSVGLWVLSGIVAFLVVEKFVRHVKGGHGHSHSRGHGDGHTHGSRGHGRQECPSKEKPSSEEEEKEAGALRKRRGGNTGPRDGPVKPQKPEEEGKAGSDLRVSGYLNLAADLAHNFTDGLAIGASFRGGRGLGILTTMTVLLHEVPHEVGDFAILVQSGCSKKQAMRLQLLTAVGALAGTACALLTEGGAVGSEVAGGAGPGWVLPFTAGGFIYVATVSVLPELLREASPLQSLLEVLGLLGGVVMMVLIAHLE